One region of Triticum aestivum cultivar Chinese Spring chromosome 6B, IWGSC CS RefSeq v2.1, whole genome shotgun sequence genomic DNA includes:
- the LOC123133106 gene encoding WAT1-related protein At3g30340, translating into MDWKPMVTMLAVVTVFAVMNTLTKMAFNEGMHTTVLIVLRQLTATLFLAPIAYFKERKTRPKMTTEIFVYLFLSALLGASLTQWLFFFGLRYTTATFASAFINMTPMFTFLLALPFKIEKLDVATGSGAAKLTGTAVGLAGAILMALYQGPALTGAPTTDHHAAAGAHGGGAWRWAIGSAALLGGSASWSLWFILQSKIGTKYPALYSSTAWTFLLSTAQMAAVGAATEAMTLQVWLPGTALKAVTVLFVGVVGSGLGFLAMSWCVERRGPVFTTAFMPLIQMIAAGINVTVLREQLHLGSVVGSALVVVGLYLVLWGKSNEASSKSKLPPPSNSKLALDEEAEHGGDSRIMQSV; encoded by the exons ATGGATTGGAAACCTATGGTGACGATGTTGGCGGTGGTCACCGTGTTCGCGGTGATGAACACGCTGACAAAGATGGCTTTTAACGAAGGGATGCACACCACCGTCCTCATCGTCCTCCGCCAGCTCACCGCCACGCTCTTCCTCGCCCCGATCGCCTACTTCAAAGAGAG GAAGACTAGGCCTAAGATGACCACAGAGATCTTCGTCTACCTCTTCTTGAGTGCCTTGCTCGG AGCGTCCCTAACCCAGTGGCTCTTCTTCTTTGGCCTGCGGTACACGACGGCGACGTTCGCGAGCGCCTTCATCAACATGACCCCCATGTTCACCTTCCTGCTGGCGCTGCCCTTCAAGATCGAGAAGCTCGACGTGGCCACCGGCTCCGGCGCAGCCAAGCTCACCGGCACGGCCGTGGGGCTGGCCGGAGCGATTTTGATGGCGCTCTACCAAGGCCCGGCCCTGACGGGGGCGCCGACGACGGACCATCATGCTGCTGCCGGTGCCCATGGTGGAGGCGCGTGGAGGTGGGCGATCGGGTCGGCGGCGCTGCTGGGCGGCTCGGCGAGCTGGTCGCTGTGGTTTATATTACAGTCCAAGATCGGCACCAAGTACCCCGCTCTCTACTCCAGCACGGCGTGGACGTTCCTGCTGAGCACGGCGCAGAtggcggccgtcggggcggcgacggaggcgaTGACCCTCCAGGTGTGGCTCCCCGGCACGGCGCTGAAGGCCGTGACGGTGCTGTTCGTGGGAGTGGTGGGGTCCGGGCTGGGTTTCCTGGCCATGTCGTGGTGCGTGGAGCGGCGCGGGCCCGTGTTCACCACGGCGTTCATGCCGCTCATCCAGATGATCGCCGCCGGGATCAACGTGACGGTGCTCCGCGAGCAGCTCCACCTCGGGAGCGTGGTCGGGTCGGCGCTCGTCGTCGTGGGGCTCTACTTGGTCCTCTGGGGGAAGAGCAACGAGGCGAGCAGCAAATCCAAGTTGCCTCCTCCGTCAAATTCCAAGCTCGCGTTGGATGAGGAAGCAGAGCATGGCGGTGATTCACGGATCATGCAGAGTGTGTGA
- the LOC123133108 gene encoding uncharacterized protein has protein sequence MDAPNVIPQRADPEKKPCADVDEESLQHAQALTDAVDAISEVLDDDNLLREIILRIDFPTTLVRAAVVSRRWYRHVSDREFLSCFRNLHPPRLLGFYLGDRMDHSVPARFFTMQPQPTDLPGMVCRASLCLDTYQSAVSDIIGCQNGKVLISLFDGTHYSVVVHNPLCPERVPVVLPPLPQLHGGYFGVWKYLLTSTEEDGVLSYLYVLVECHMKTTKSTIHIHMLRHGDVSWRVHRTFETYELLDLRWEPNVELADNKIYIATAYDDIVVFDLTASSISRIQLPQGVEYGNRDTRLIRADDASGMYLIHAKKLQLCIWLHKGDSWLLVHNICLREMVAHSTMSNCDAEDKSTTTLQINHVGDYAEFVFLEIGRCAFHLDIKYKRLVKVYDMEEKDQCLGAIHPFMMTWPPTFPTLKDDHARNDI, from the exons ATGGATGCTCCGAATGTGATTCCCCAACG GGCCGATCCTGAGAAGAAACCATGTGCGGATGTGGATGAGGAGTCATTGCAGCATGCCCAAGCATTGACAGATGCCGTGGATGCCATCTCCGAGGTGCTGGACGATGACAACCTCCTTAGGGAGATCATCCTCCGCATCGACTTCCCCACCACCCTCGTCCGCGCCGCTGTTGTTTCCAGGCGTTGGTACCGTCATGTCTCCGACCGCGAGTTCCTCTCCTGCTTCCGCAACCTTCACCCTCCCCGCCTCCTTGGCTTCTACCTCGGGGATAGAATGGACCATAGTGTGCCTGCACGCTTCTTCACGATGCAGCCCCAACCCACGGACCTTCCCGGCATGGTCTGCCGGGCAAGCTTATGCTTGGACACCTATCAGAGCGCAGTATCTGACATCATAGGCTGCCAGAATGGCAAAGTTCTCATCAGCTTGTTCGATGGCACACACTATTCAGTTGTAGTGCACAACCCGCTATGCCCTGAGAGGGTCCCGGTCGTCCTCCCGCCACTCCCACAGTTACATGGCGGCTACTTTGGTGTCTGGAAGTATCTCCTAACCTCTACAGAAGAAGACGGCGTCTTGTCCTACTTGTATGTGTTGGTGGAGTGTCACATGAAAACAACAAAATCTACAATACACATACATATGTTGCGACATGGTGATGTTTCGTGGCGTGTGCATCGTACCTTTGAGACATACGAACTACTTGATTTGCGATGGGAACCAAATGTTGAGCTGGCTGACAATAAGATTTATATAGCAACTGCCTATGATGACATTGTTGTCTTTGATTTGACGGCCTCAAGTATCTCCAGGATTCAGCTCCCACAAGGGGTGGAGTATGGCAATAGAGACACCAGGCTGATACGTGCTGATGATGCTTCTGGTATGTATCTCATCCATGCCAAAAAGCTTCAACTTTGCATCTGGCTCCACAAGGGGGACTCTTGGTTGTTGGTGCACAACATTTGTTTGCGTGAGATGGTTGCTCATTCGACGATGTCAAATTGTGATGCCGAGGACAAGTCTACTACTACACTCCAGATAAACCACGTGGGAGATTATGCCGAGTTTGTGTTCTTGGAGATAGGTCGATGTGCATTCCACTTGGATATCAAGTACAAGAGACTGGTTAAAGTGTATGACATGGAAGAAAAAGATCAATGTTTGGGTGCTATCCATCCTTTTATGATGACCTGGCCTCCCACATTTCCTACGCTCAAGGATGATCATGCAAG AAATGACATATGA
- the LOC123133107 gene encoding uncharacterized protein isoform X1, whose translation MELMWGIQIWMPRLVPREKSGLTEDDRLPMSQGLKKLLSRYDCDYVNPEMLDQPIILTSCALFECDSLEEEKSEELDFLAAVIKVVSGIDTEGWGSLKIATALKKIWCPEEADNSCEIISVDEVSRLVKDADKYKVKLVKDACLELSREIVKAHGVRTSKKKLLIKYSEQAKKAYEAQKLMNHEPTAAESVSAN comes from the exons ATGGAGTTAATGTGGGGCATACAGATTTGGATGCCAAGGTTGGTGCCTAGAGAAAAATCAGGTCTGACTGAAGATGACCGCCTCCCGATGAGTCAAGGACTGAAAAAGCTGTTGAGTCGTTATGATTGTGATTATGTTAACCCTGAGATG CTCGATCAGCCAATTATTTTAACGTCTTGCGCATTGTTTGAGTGTGATTCTCTTGAGGAAGAGAAATCTGAAGAATTGGACTTTTTAGCTGCTGTAATTAAGGTGGTCTCTGGCATTGACACCGAGGGTTGGGGCTCACTGAAAATTGCAACAGCTCTGAAGAAGATATGGTGCCCTGAAGAAGCTGACAATTCTTGCGAG ATCATTTCAGTAGACGAGGTATCAAGGTTGGTGAAGGATGCAGATAAATATAAAGTTAAGCTAGTTAAGGATGCTTGCTTGGAACTTTCTAGAGAAATTGTGAAAGCTCATGGTGTTCGGACTTCCAAAAAAAAGCTGTTGATAAAATATAGTGAGCAGGCCAAGAAAGCATATGAAGCACAGAAGCTTATGAACCATGAGCCCACAGCTGCTGAAAGTGTTTCAGCTAACTAA
- the LOC123133107 gene encoding probable nucleolar protein 5-1 isoform X2, giving the protein MDQRIGSGRSPATKRPRGFDLHAPPPPAIAKKLRSSSMMDPALMLLLFETPSGFAIFSFRAGVIEKPNALEEIWTHFILIGTAKSVVRLRNFQTFEDKSSAINQKTGVNESLTEMIMKCHFPGQRMAVGKPEYKKIIEENLKITCV; this is encoded by the exons ATGGACCAGCGTATCGGGTCCGGCCGTTCTCCGGCGACGAAGCGGCCACGGGGCTTCGATCTCCATGCTCCTCCTCCGCCGGCCATAGCCAAAAAACTACGTTCTTCCTCCATGATGG ATCCTGCTTTGATGCTGCTGCTGTTCGAGACGCCCTCAGGCTTCGCAATTTTCAGTTTTCGCGCAGGGGTCATTGAAAAACCAAATGCCCTGGAG GAAATATGGACTCACTTCATTCTGATTGGGACGGCAAAGAGT GTTGTTCGGCTGAGAAACTTTCAAACTTTTGAGGACAAGTCCAGCGCCATTAATCAAAAGACCGGTGTTAATGAAAGTCTTACTGAGATGATCATGAAGTGCCACTTCCCTGGGCAGAGAATGGCTGTTGGAAAGCCGGAATATAAAAAAATCATTGAAGAAAATCTG AAAATAACCTGCGTGTGA